The following is a genomic window from Labeo rohita strain BAU-BD-2019 chromosome 15, IGBB_LRoh.1.0, whole genome shotgun sequence.
CAATGGACTGTGGAGTATCTGGCCACTTCCAAAGTGTTAGTTCTTTTGGGCTctatcttttgtttttaaagtagcctgtgtttttttcctctttattttacattgcaatTATCCCTGGACCATTACTAATCAGGATAATGACCAGTGtttcaaaattactttttttgttttagattcaCTGCCTGTGTCTGAGCATGGAATGGGACATCAGCCCACCTGGTCTGACCAACTGTCACCTCAACTTCAACGAAACAAACAGGTATGTAAATagatcaaaaataaattttaaaatactaattacTTAACCGAAGTTGTTGATGTATTGTTAATGATAATGGTAACATTCTTTCCCCCCATAAAGCTCCAAGACACCCTAATGCAAAGAGAAGAAGAGCTGGCCAGACTGCAGGAAGAGAACAACAAGCTCAAAGAGTTTTTAAACTCATCATATGTGAAGTCTTTAGAGGAAAAAACAAAGGTAAAaaatctatccatctattcTGTCATTTTGTTGTTCGTTCTATCgattgttctatctatccatgtctatccatctatccatgtgtccatctatctatctatctatctatctatctatcgttctatcgttctatctatcgttctacccatctctatctatctgtctatccatctctatctatctatctatctatctgtctgtttttgtCTATCCATTGTTCTAGCTATCGTTTTATccatgtctatctatctatctatctatctatctatctatctgtctatctatctacctatcgttctatcattcgtTCTATTGATTGTTCTATCCATGTCTATCgatcgttctatctatccatgtctaactgtctatccatctatctctttatctctctctttctatccatccatccatccgtctagccacatctatccatctatctatctatctatctatcaagtAAAAATGCATGGATAGAcatggatggacagacataTCATACTTATTAAATGGGCATCTtttacagggatagttcacccaaaaatgaaagctctgtcattaattacttacccacatgtcgttccaaaacttgtaagaccttcattcatctttggaacacaaattaagatatttttgatgaaatccgagagttttctgaccttgcatagacagcaacgcaactaacaCTTTttaggcccagaaaggtagtaagtacatcgttaaaatagtccatgtgacatcagttgttaaacttttattaaggactattttaacaataactgatacagttatcattcttggtgtCTCTACTGTCATCATGTCAGATCTttcttcaaaatacatttttgatcaaCTCTTGCATTCTCTTTTCCACTTTCTCCCTTCTTCAAATCGCAGAAACTCCTTTCCAACTGCAAGGTTCCAGATGGTTCAAGACATCGAAAGAGAACTCATGGTGATTTCCGGAACCTGAGTCAGATGCTTCACAGCGGCGAGGGGAAGCGGACCTGCCGCAATCTCTCTTTGGAGTTTTGCTCTGCTGAAGAGCTGGCGGCCACCCCACCTCTAGACTCATGGATACTAGAGACTCTAGGCCTGCAAGACGAAAATACCGTTGACCCAGAACGCAGTTTCAACACCCCTTCTTTCAACTGTCCGCTTACTACAGAAGATCCTTACAGTACAACAAACGTAGACAATGCAGTCAGCTTCAGCCCTAATGCCGAGACACACTGCAATTACAACAGCATCGTGGAATCACCCGGCAACTGCAGCCTGGACACCTCCAGTGGTTACAGCACCTCTCAGAGCTTGGGTTCAGATTATTCAACGCTTGACCCTTCAGCTCTATACACCATCACATCTACAGGGTCACTGGTCAGCTCTCCACCAGCGATGACCACCGCTCAACACTTCACACCACCACGAGCTGCCTCCACTCCGTATCGTCCCCAGGACATAAGCCCTGGTCCATACTACAACACACCAGGCTGTGGTTCCTCCAGTCCACCAGGGGGCGACAGTCAAGTTTTTTCTACACCTCGTATGTCCCGTACCAGGACAGACTTGGCATTTAGCATGTCACTAAGTCCACAAAACAGCGTGAAGACACACAGTTTCCCTCAAGGACAAGCTTTCACACGCAGAGACGCACAAGGGGGATGGAACTTCACCTGGGTTCCTAAACAATGTTCCTAGAGACATATTTTAAGGACTTTGTGGGAAAAAACTGCCTTTTTTAGCCATTTTTGAGGACTGATAACCCAGCTCGCTCCATATTCACAAGAAACACAACAACTGTTCACTTTTACgggttatatataatatattttgatagcTTTGTGATATTAAGTAATGAatttgtatattgttttttttattcattgttattgAAAAGCTTTGATACTAGATGCAGGATCATGACTGAATTCATTAAAAtcacactttttttcaaaataaaagttttggtaCTTTCaaactgtaaaagaaaacattcagATTCATCCCTTGAATTAACATTGTCACCACCCTTGATGTTACAACGCTAAGTAATACACAAACACAGCATATGTTACATACTCTACGACACCTGGATCAAATACAGTTCGCATATGTCTTCTATCGAAAATAATAGCTCACCGTAACAGAACAGTTGCCTCTGTAATTGTGAACCGACGCATTGCAAGTATCAACATTGTGAGTCCCAAATCTTCTCGTGCTACACTGTTAGGCCTAACCTGTCATTCCCACAGCTGTCCCGCTTTCCTTCCCTCCTTCCCCTATCACTTTCCCTCCCTCTGTTTCTCTCCGGTACGTCTTCTCCATTCTCCCGCCACTGCGAGACAAAAGAGAGGGCCGGCCGGTCTCGAGGGAGACTTCCTCCCCGATCCGCCCCGCAGGTCTGAGACCCCCATGGGGGTCTAACACGGGATACTTACACCCCTCTATCCCTCCCCTCTGCCCAGCCTCTTACTCTGTGCTCTGCCCTCAGGGAGCTGGGGACGGCAGGGAAAGTTTGGGCCTTGAGTTAGCCATGGAGAAGCCAGAGTGAGTGGTCTATCTCTAATGACACGGTTAAGCCCCCTGCAGATGGCCTCCAGATTGAGAGGTTGACAGGAAAGAGCACCTTGAGAGGTACAGGAGCCTGGAAAATAACGGGTACAGGTGAAAGAACaagaaaaaggaaatgaaaCATGGCTGGGGGTGACGAAAAGGTAATTTGTCAGGATGTGTTAAACAACCGACAGGTTGTgggtaaaacaataacaatgacCTCAGAAACCGTCTCCTGCAATTCAGTTTTATGcataaacatacatatacattcttaaaaataaagggtgctttaaaaggttcttcacagtgatgtcatagaagaaccatttttggttccacaattGTTTggttcagtcaaaggttctttaaagaaccatctctttctacctttttaaaatctgatgttaaaagttctttaGTGAacaatttagacaaaaaagtttcttctatggcatcgtaaagcacctttatttttaagactgtaCACCCCTAAAAAATAAAGGCTCTaaaggggtgtttttgcagtgatgccagaGAAGTACCATTTTTGTTTCCTCAAAGAATCTTCCAGTGAagagttcttaaaagaaccattttgaggagcattttaaaattttaaaaaacctataaagaaccttttctgcatttgaaagcttccaaagatgttcatggaaccatcaatgccaattttaaagtgtatttgcttatatattttgtatcaGATTAAACAATAGCATGCTCCCAATCCAACCTCAAAGATTTGGACAATCAATTCATTGGAGAATAGAGTGCTGAGGTGATAACGTATTGTTGTAGGCCAAATCACataaacatgtttgcattttagCACTTCTGGTTCTATCATCTTGaagccagtgttttttttttaactggctTTCAGttaaatgtctgaaataaaacttaagatatttcatgttttattctacTACATAAAATTTATTCAGTAATGCTGATAAGTGGCTAACATTAAATGTCATAGTGCTAAACGCATCTACTACTGGTGCAGCCTTTTTACATCTGATGATTGTAAGTTGTGCTTATTTGTGAAGATTGgctcaaaatgtgaaaaaaatgtccagtcaatgcaactgacacattcaaggcccagaaaggtagtaaggacattgttaaaaaagtccatgtgacatcagtggttcaaccttaactttatgaaactacgagaatactttttgtgtgcgaagaaaacaaaaatatcaacttcatttaacatttttttgtcttctgtgtcagtctttgccacaaaggtcttacagatttggaacgacattagggtgaattatttatgacagaattcattttggggtgaactatcactttaaaataaagtgtgactgaaAGGACACTACAAGCTAGCTGGTACTGATTGCCAACAGCCCAGCTACCTTCACAATTTGTTTGCCAAGATGGGGTGGTTAAAACTGTGTTAATAACTGGAAGTAATCATTCCAGTGTCCAGAGATTGGAAACCAAAAAATGGCCAATTTCTGAATGTCATACATTATGTGGTTATGTGGGATCACTTACTTTTCCTTCCAGGATTACAACCtgcccaaaaaacaaaaagaagaaaggaaaaataaataaaaagtatatcattATGGGTAATTctaaagtgatttttaacaAATTCCTGAAGAAGGCCTCTGGTTAACCAGGTAGACAGAGAGGTGTAACATTAACAGCAGGCCAAAGAAGACGAAAACAAACATAGTAGCCCAAGCCCTACTCCTAAAAGAAAGCTTTTgctgcacaaaataaacatgattaaTAAGTACTTTATTCATTAGAATTACCAACTCATGGGGGCAGTCCAAATGCCCCTAAATTATAGTTTGGTAAACCACACACATGATGGCTATTGATGGTTACTCATTATCTGGAGGCTCTTGGTTGTTCCTTGCACCACCTCTATAATAACCAAGAATGCCATTTACACTTTATCAGCTATAATACAAAAAGTACTCAATAATTCTACTTAATATTATGCTGTCAAACTAATATGGGTTTCCCTTTGGCTAACAGAACTAAACTGTTCTACAACTCCTTGGATCACAATTCAGTTTCTGAGTAGCTATTATGAGAAATACCAATTCAGATAGCAGCAGCTGTGCTTATGTGTTTGAGCGTAagcaaataataaatcataccTGTCCAATGTCAAAGTTGGTGTAGGTGTTAGACATTTGGAGAATACACAACAGAGATAAAGTTAATGTTTAAGCAGGCCGTGTGTGCCTCTCTAATTAAGGAAGCCCTGTTATCTTGATCACTAATAGGCCTGAAGTAATACATCATGTATAAGGTTTAGAGAGTATGCCGGAATGCTGCTCTTCCTGGTGTAATAGTTAATGTGTTTCTATGGTTGTGAAGCTTGAGTAACTGTACACTGTAAACTATATTTGAATATTGCTGTGATATATCCTGGAAACACCTGATCTcgatacatttcaaaatttccTCAGTAGATACAATTAGAAGTGCTCAGATTTACATGTTCCTGAGCGTTTAGAAGCTTGACTGTGTTTAGAATGGAAGACTAGTTTACTTCTTATTAAATATTGTGCAGTAAACACTATATAGTGACTATTTTTGATTAACTAGTAAGTGCAACACTGGTGCATTGTTGGACCCAGTATTTAGTGCAGTGTGCTGTGATAAATACTACACACTGGTTTCAATGCATTCACATTCTGCACACAGTACATACTGCAAAATTAGTAATGGTATTATGCTATTCTGAACACAGCCCTAGGTAAAATAATCTTCAGTATAAGAGACATATTGAATATGACAGACTATGTTCAAAATGGAATACTAGCTAGTCAATTAACACTACATACAACATATACTACATGATACCTACTAAAAAACAGTAACAGAGAAACAGTAGGTATTATTGCATAATGAATGTTGTCATGTGACTTCATATTAATTCAGTGAATGGCATTCAGTTAtcattttatgtataatttagcatatttaattacattttgcaagCAACAtgtacatttcatttatttattttattgtttttggaaGATTGCTATTTTCTAAAATGGAAGTTTCTGCCTTGTTTTGCTTAATTTGTTCTGTACTGATGCACTgtggattaaaaaatataaatattaaaaacacatatcATATACTTATGAATTTTAGTATGCACTTATGTCACGGTTTGGTTagttacccggatgcacggccatattggagatactcggatgtaaacaacagcactgaTTGCGCGgttactgaatacattgttccactaatttatgctgtctaaaccacagaagaaATGTGAGGAAATTGCTAAATCATATACAGAAGCacttagtaagcagaaaagggtgcaatattttgacgaactaaagttaataggtggcaAAGATACATACGAGCTAATATCTTATTTCTTAAtcttaattaagatattagagcagatattagcttaatatttcacctactggactggaaatgataagatcaaacacgaatgttgtcaagattcttgccctggaaatcttggttcagtttggccaaccacaaacgcctttcgttcctcagtttttttgcacacttctccttgatttgttataacttttggtagtctgtagtactccaaatatttGTCCCGGtctgactgattagtacagcccaaaacatgacaataattggcCATTTTCAACAGCAATTCTTAACGAAATTTGCTAGTTCCGGTCGGTTCACTGGCTTTGTTTACATTCACTGACGCCAaaatggccgattgatgacgcgtcgtgaaaacactctattctGAACATAACCATTCCTACTGGAAACagtaacacacatacacacaactaccagcaaacactgaaataaggcgATACTCATTTTACGAGCTACAGAATAAAAAGGTGACTTTGATTAGAAGTTGTTCAGACAGACGAGGGAATTTGAGAGAGCAAGAGATTGCGTTGGTGGAAGATGGAGGCGTTTAGGTGACAACATAAAACACACAGAGGTGTAGCTGTAATATAATGAAACGCGCGGAGAAAGCGTGACAGAGAGCAGTTAAACTATTATGTGTGTTGGTGGGTGTATGTAGTGTTCCGCTCCGAGGATCGTGTTGCTGCTGTCGCGTGGCAAGTGTGTCTGACT
Proteins encoded in this region:
- the gmnc gene encoding geminin coiled-coil domain-containing protein 1, with the protein product MLSCQDLSFAGGQRYDYSASTSADGSVDVSTATLVSLWDAGPLDNAARQHEPPRRDSLPVSEHGMGHQPTWSDQLSPQLQRNKQLQDTLMQREEELARLQEENNKLKEFLNSSYVKSLEEKTKKLLSNCKVPDGSRHRKRTHGDFRNLSQMLHSGEGKRTCRNLSLEFCSAEELAATPPLDSWILETLGLQDENTVDPERSFNTPSFNCPLTTEDPYSTTNVDNAVSFSPNAETHCNYNSIVESPGNCSLDTSSGYSTSQSLGSDYSTLDPSALYTITSTGSLVSSPPAMTTAQHFTPPRAASTPYRPQDISPGPYYNTPGCGSSSPPGGDSQVFSTPRMSRTRTDLAFSMSLSPQNSVKTHSFPQGQAFTRRDAQGGWNFTWVPKQCS